The Fragaria vesca subsp. vesca linkage group LG2, FraVesHawaii_1.0, whole genome shotgun sequence genome includes a window with the following:
- the LOC101314719 gene encoding DNA topoisomerase 1-like — protein sequence MIHFQRTLSLTAPSSSASSSFMFSYPSTSSALRLRLSMAKLQCRALENCPGTCLPSSPVLSLNKCRNYSRLRFRKSRVSCMITSYGAKAGPTFAPLRRSGDVFQGAFSIDSQLRLSAVNALGTANVMSRGFLGNGCRSSLLDSRVGDYSKRFLSQVPDVTSKVENVGSQDGRRKWFKMISNRKKLKKALATQSETEATVSSISKDADVKVSNETQVGNEKEDEKLESSISNSPISKTKEVSKPKAKRRSKSKKTKEQDSATNAVADVASTQSSESTSQTKKSGRSKKGEKSAQDKGLSATVKTPVDLANRSSTKPRRNKKGEKDSEKEKSINSAAKSPQKLIPQEMGKLKPYGKITTKQLYPATGKTVVVVESVTKAKVIQGYLGDMFEVLPSYGHVRDLAARSGSVRPDDDFSMVWEVPSAAWTHLKSIKVALSGAENLILASDPDREGEAIAWHIIEMLQQQDALRKDINVARVVFHEITEASIKSALQAPREIDQNLVHAYLARRALDYLIGFNISPLLWRKLPSCQSAGRVQSAALALVCDREMEIDKFKPQEYWTIDIELNQNEPGSSVNAISLPAHLTHFDSKKLDQFSISSHTEAKDIEQQINSETFKVISSKKNKLRKNPPTPYITSTLQQDAANKLHFSASYTMKLAQKLYEGVQLSDGKAAGLITYTRTDGLHISDEAVRDIRSLVTERYGQNFASATPRKFFKKVKNAQEAHEAIRPTDVQRFPSLLRGILDEDSLKLYTLIWCRTVACQMEPATVEQIQLDIGNAGESIVFRSACSRVQFLGYQAVFQDVEAGAVKYKENEGNSRDEAFAILDSLKAGSPVHLGEVKLKQHHTQPPPRYSEASLVKKLEELGIGRPSTYASTIKVLQDRNYLTVKNRVLHPEFRGRMVSAFLCHHFSEVTDYSFTADMETELDNVSAGLTEWKGLLRDYWTRFSGYCERTSSVTIHQVEKMMEKKFGDFLFATLPDQSRTCPSCNEGTLIFKVSRFGAGYFIGCDAHPKCKYIAKTLYGNEEEDDDTPKNNRVEEPKLLGLSPSSNEKVLLKTGPYGSYVQLGEDRKGYSPKRASVAHIKDASSVTVEVALELMKYPVTLGNHPTDGLPVVLKIARSGYIVKHRRTMASLTKNQQPNKFTLEDALELLSGKNTRKIGRPKGKVKVEEEAIEAM from the exons ATGATTCATTTCCAGAGGACCCTATCACTCACAGCTCCATCTTCCTCTGCTTCTTCTTCATTCATGTTCTCCTACCCTTCAACTTCTTCGGCTCTCAGACTCCGCCTCTCCATGGCCAAG CTGCAGTGCAGGGCGTTGGAGAATTGTCCCGGCACTTGCTTGCCGTCTTCTCCAGTTTTGTCATTGAATAAGTGCCGAAATTATTCCCGGCTTAGGTTTAGAAAATCCAGAGTTTCTTGCATGATCACGTCGTATGGTGCAAAAGCTGGGCCGACTTTTGCTCCTTTGAGAAGAAGCGGCGATGTATTTCAGGGTGCTTTTAGCATTGATTCACAGTTAAGACTCAGTGCCGTTAATGCTCTGGGGACTGCTAATGTTATGAGTCGTGGGTTTTTGGGAAATGGTTGTAGATCAAGTTTATTGGATTCTAGAGTTGGAGATTATTCCAAGAGGTTTTTGTCTCAAGTTCCGGATGTGACAAGTAAAGTAGAGAATGTGGGCTCCCAAGATGGCAGGAGGAAATGGTTCAAAATGATTAGCAATCGCAAGAAATTGAAAAAGGCATTGGCTACGCAAAGTGAAACTGAAGCTACGGTTTCGAGCATCTCCAAAGATGCTGATGTTAAAGTTTCAAATGAAACGCAGGTAGGAAATGAGAAGGAGGATGAGAAGCTTGAATCATCAATTTCAAATTCGCCAATAAGCAAAACTAAAGAGGTCTCTAAACCAAAAGCAAAAAGGAGGTCGAAAAGCAAGAAAACTAAAGAACAAGATTCTGCTACTAATGCTGTGGCAGATGTTGCTTCCACACAAAGTTCTGAAAGTACTTCTCAAACAAAGAAATCTGGCAGGAGCAAAAAAGGAGAAAAGTCCGCACAGGATAAGGGG CTGAGCGCCACCGTGAAGACTCCAGTAGACCTTGCTAATAGATCTTCAACTAAACCCCGGCGAAACAAGAAAGGTGAGAAAGATAGTGAGAAGGAAAAATCTATAAACTCAGCTGCCAAGTCACCACAGAAACTTATACCACAAGAAATGGGGAAATTGAAGCCTTATGGAAAAATTACAACAAAGCAGTTGTACCCTGCAACTGGGAAAACTGTTGTGGTGGTAGAATCTGTTACAAAGGCAAAGGTTATTCAGGGTTATCTTGGTGATATGTTTGAAGTGCTGCCTAGCTATGGTCATGTGAGGGACTTGGCAGCTAGGTCAGGATCTGTGCGGCCCGATGATGATTTTAGTATGGTCTGGGAAGTTCCATCTGCTGCCTGGACTCATCTTAAGAGCATAAAGGTCGCACTAAGTGG TGCAGAAAATCTTATCCTTGCATCAGATCCAGATCGTGAAGGAGAGGCTATTGCTTGGCATATTATTGAGATGCTCCAACAACAGGATGCTTTACGTAAAGATATTAATGTAGCAAGGGTTGTCTTTCATGAAATCACGGAGGCTTCCATCAAAAGTGCTCTGCAAGCTCCAAGAGAAATTGATCAAAATTTGGTCCATGCTTACCTCGCACGACGTGCTCTTGATTATTTGATCGGATTTAACATTTCACCTCTGCTATGGAGAAAACTACCAAGTTGTCAATCTGCCGGACGTGTCCAATCTGCTGCACTAGCTCTTGTATGTGACAGGGAAATGGAAATCGATAAATTCAAACCACAAGAATATTGGACTATTGATATTGAATTGAACCAAAACGAACCAGGTTCATCAGTTAATGCCATATCCTTGCCAGCACACTTGACGCATTTTGATTCCAAAAAGTTGGATCAATTTTCTATTAGTTCCCATACAGAGGCAAAAGATATTGAGCAGCAAATTAATTCAGAAACTTTTAAAGTTATCAGCTCTAAGAAAAACAAATTGCGGAAGAACCCTCCTACCCCTTATATAACATCAACACTTCAGCAGGATGCTGCAAACAAATTACATTTCAGTGCATCATATACAATGAAG CTTGCACAAAAACTTTATGAGGGAGTTCAATTATCTGATGGCAAGGCGGCGGGTTTGATCACATACACCAGAACAGATGGACTACAC ATTTCTGATGAAGCAGTTAGGGATATTCGCTCCTTGGTCACTGAAAG ATACGGACAGAACTTTGCATCAGCTACTCCACGCAAGTTTTTTAAGAAGGTGAAGAATGCTCAGGAGGCCCATGAAGCAATCAGGCCCACTGATGTTCAGAGATTTCCAT CCTTGCTCAGAGGAATACTAGATGAAGATTCATTGAAGTTGTACACTCTCATTTGGTGTCGAACAGTTGCGTGCCAAATGGAGCCTGCTACAGTTGAGCAG ATACAACTTGATATTGGAAATGCTGGCGAGTCCATTGTTTTCCGATCCGCATGCTCTAGGGTTCAGTTCCTTGGATATCAGGCCGTTTTTCAG GACGTCGAAGCTGGAGCAGTCAAATATAAAGAAAATGAAGGGAACAGTCGTGATGAAGCATTTGCAATTCTTGATTCACTGAAG GCTGGCAGTCCAGTACATCTTGGTGAAGTCAAACTCAAGCAACACCATACCCAACCTCCTCCACGCTACTCTGAGGCTTCATTG GTTAAGAAATTAGAGGAGCTCGGGATTGGAAGACCTTCAACATATGCAAGCACTATAAAGGTTTTGCAG GATAGAAACTATTTGACAGTGAAAAACCGTGTGTTACATCCAGAGTTTCGTGGTCGTATG GTGTCGGCATTTCTATGCCACCATTTTTCAGAGGTCACAGATTATAGCTTCACGGCTGATATGGAGACTGAG CTTGATAATGTTTCTGCTGGCTTAACTGAATGGAAAGGCCTCCTGAGAGATTACTGGACTCGATTCAGTGGTTATTGTGAGCGTACCAGTAGTGTGACTATCCATCAG GTGGAGAAAATGATGGAAAAAAAATTTGGAGACTTCTTGTTTGCTACTCTCCCTGATCAAAGCAGGACATGTCCGAG CTGTAATGAAGGAACTTTGATCTTCAAAGTGAGTCGATTTGGTGCAGGCTATTTTATAGGTTGTGATGCACACCCAAAGTGCAA GTATATTGCTAAGACATTGTATGGTAATGAAGAAGAAGACGACGATACTCCAAAGAACAACAGGGTGGAGGAACCAAAATTGTTAGGTTTATCTCCCAGTTCCAATGAAAAG GTTCTTTTGAAGACTGGTCCTTATGGATCGTATGTACAACTTGGTGAAGACAGGAAGGGATACTCACCTAAAAGAGCCTCTGTAGCACAT ATCAAGGATGCTAGTTCAGTAACTGTTGAAGTTGCTCTTGAGTTGATGAAGTATCCTGTGACATTG GGGAACCATCCGACGGATGGGCTTCCAGTGGTATTAAAGATTGCAAGGTCTGGATACATAGTTAAACATCGGCGCACAATGGCTTCACTTACGAAG AATCAGCAACCTAATAAATTTACTCTGGAGGATGCATTGGAACTTCTGTCTGGGAAGAATACACGGAAAATTGGTCGACCCAAGGGAAAAGTAAAGGTTGAAGAAGAAGCCATAGAAGCCATGTAG
- the LOC101295193 gene encoding nucleolysin TIAR-like: MQQALLQQQQQHMYHPGVLAAAMSQMEPIPSGNLPPGFDPSTCHSVYVGNIHVNVTEKLLAEVFQSVGPLAGCKLIRKDKSSYGFVDYLDRTSAALAIMSLHGRQLYGLALKVNWAYANSQREDTSGHYNIFVGDLSPEITDATLFACFSVYPSCSDARVMWDHKTGRSKGYGFVSFRNQQDAQSAINDLSGKWLGNRQIRCNWATKSASSSEEKQSNDTQNAVVLTNESSDGGQENSNEEAPENNLAYTTVYVGNLPHEITQAELHSQFHALGAGVIEEVRVQRDKGFGFVRYNTHDEAAIAIQMGNGRIIRGKSMKCSWGSKPTPPGLPSNPLPPPAQPYQILPNAAMNQGYSPAELLAYRRQLALSQAAMSSGGSQPMYEGYPNTSSGHQLMYYP, from the exons ATGCAGCAAGCTCTGCTTCAACAGCAGCAACAGCACATGTACCATCCTGGTGTTCTTGCAGCTGCTATGTCTCAG ATGGAGCCTATCCCAAGTGGAAATTTGCCTCCAGGCTTTGACCCGTCCACATGCCACAGTGT GTATGTCGGAAATATTCATGTTAATGTCACCGAGAAGCTTCTTGCTGAAGTTTTCCAGAGCGTTGGTCCTCTTGCAGGATGCAAACTCATTAGAAAGGATAAG TCGTCATATGGATTTGTTGATTACCTTGATCGAACTTCTGCAGCCCTTGCAATAATGAGTTTACATGGACGCCAACT TTATGGCCTGGCACTTAAGGTGAACTGGGCATATGCCAATAGCCAGAGGGAAGATACTTCAG GGCACTACAATATATTTGTTGGTGATCTTAGTCCAGAGATTACAGATGCAACTTTATTTGCTTGCTTCTCGGTCTATCCTAGTTGTTC TGACGCAAGGGTCATGTGGGATCACAAAACTGGCCGCTCAAAAGGATATGGATTTGTATCTTTCCGTAACCAGCAG GATGCTCAGAGTGCTATCAATGATTTATCGG GTAAATGGCTTGGAAACAGGCAAATAAGATGCAACTGGGCAACTAAAAGTGCTAGTTCCAGTGAAGAAAAGCAGAGTAATGACACACAAAATGCAGTTGTACTGACAAATGAATCTTCAG ATGGAGGTCAGGAGAACTCCAATGAAGAGGCCCCAGAAAATAATCTAGCATATACGACTGTCTATGTTGGCAACCTTCCCCATGAG ATCACTCAAGCTGAACTTCACAGTCAGTTTCATGCTCTTGGGGCTGGGGTTATTGAGGAAGTGCGAGTGCAGAGGGATAAAGGTTTTGGATTTGTGAGATACAACACCCATGATGAAGCTGCCATAGCCATCCAAATGGGTAATGGCAGGATAATTCGTGGAAAGTCTATGAAG TGCTCATGGGGTAGCAAGCCGACTCCACCTGGGTTACCTTCAAATCCTCTACCACCCCCTGCTCAACCCTATCAGATCCTTCCAAACGCTGCAATGAACCAAGGCTATTCTCCAGCTGAGTTGTTGGCTTATAGGCGTCAACTTGCCTTGAGTCAAGCTGCCATGAGCTCTGGTGGAAGCCAACCTATGTATGAGGGATATCCTAACACTTCATCTGGTCACCAGCTCATGTATTATCCTTGA
- the LOC101304643 gene encoding putative UDP-sugar transporter DDB_G0278631-like: protein MEKLTDADAASSSLSLFAALSYGVASMAMVFINKAVLMEYSHSMTLLTMQQLATALLIHFGRKMGYTRSRGLEMSTAKKLLPVSLFYNANVAFALASLKGVNIPMYIAIKRLTPLAVLIAGFFSGKGKPSTQVILSVVLTAGGVVIAALGDFSFDLFGYSLALTSVFFQTMYLVLVEKSGAEDGLSSVEIMFYNSFLSLPFLLFLIIATGEFPNSFSLLLVKSTSIHFLVILILSFVMGIALNFTMFLCTIVNSALTTTIVGVLKGVGSTTLGFVLLGGVQVHGLNVTGLVINTTGGVWYSYAKYQERKSKAPKQASDVETYHK from the exons ATGGAGAAGCTCACTGATGCAGATGCTGCTAGTTCATCTTTGAG TTTGTTTGCTGCATTGTCATATGGGGTTGCTTCCATGGCTATGGTGTTTATCAATAAAGCTGTTCTTATGGAGTACTCGCATTCCATGACACTTCTCACTATGCAG CAATTAGCCACTGCCTTGCTTATACATTTTGGGCGGAAAATGGGATACACGAGATCGAGAGGACTAGAAATGAGCACTGCCAAAAAACTTCTCCCTGTGTCGCTTTTCTATAATGCTAATGTTGCATTTGCTTTGGCTAGTTTGAAGGGAGTCAATATTCCCATGTACATTGCAATCAAAAGACTCACACCGCTTGCTGTGCTTATCGCTGGATTCTTCTCGGGGAAGGGGAAACCCTCAACACAG GTGATCCTTTCAGTGGTATTGACTGCAGGAGGGGTTGTCATTGCAGCACTAGGAGACTTTTCATTTGATCTTTTTGGATATAGTTTGGCCCTCACTTCAGTTTTTTTCCAG ACCATGTACCTTGTGCTAGTGGAGAAGTCAGGTGCAGAAGATGGGCTGTCATCAGTTGAGATCATGTTCTACAACAGCTTTCTGTCTCTTCCATTTTTGCTATTTCTCATTATAGCTACCGGAGAATTTCCAAATTCTTTCTCATTACTACTTGTAAAG AGCACTTCCATACATTTTTTGGTGATCCTTATTCTTTCATTTGTTATGGGCATTGCTCTCAACTTCACCATGTTCTTATGTACCATAGTCAATTCTGCTCTGACAACGACCATAGTTGGAGTCCTAAAAGGGGTTGGATCCACG ACCCTGGGTTTTGTCTTGCTGGGTGGTGTGCAAGTACATGGTTTGAACGTGACTGGACTAGTTATCAACACAACTGGTGGAGTATGGTATTCATATGCCAAATATCAGGAAAGGAAGAGCAAGGCCCCAAAACAGGCATCAGACGTGGAGACTTACCATAAATGA
- the LOC101311076 gene encoding uncharacterized protein LOC101311076, with the protein MDRQQAHDYAAYAQQQQQRPPPQQQPPPQQQFGYPPQAQQFPGPPFGPPHPHLQQFPYHPHLQQQQQQPPPQVLSHAPPPPHPHHLPPPPSAFAPHLPPPLVPPQFHAAGPPPPAAAPPSDPELHKRIDKLVEYSAKNGPDFEAMIRDKQQDNPDYAFLFGGEGHAYYRYKLYASTRVGSFNPNPQFAPHMLRPMMNGPPNPMMAPQSYFYDQQRQNQQPFGVYGRSDYDHQAAATPFMGLSVPPDVAVELSNVLMTLNGTKESIKGAKFWFMQRSIFAPALAEALRERVFGLDDPERQLHVIFLVNDILFDSSHRRTADGLDNESLAFKPILGSMLARIYHNPQITEDSQMKLQQILQLWVSNKIYEQDTIDSFRNEMIGGQSSNSFPGLPQDLSTASTDAAAGLSQWQPERQGSVSSSHDQEHLDKHVAPGQVVPLSMPPQQFLPNSVPPAAFAGSLPIPSSVQPAIPQPLPHLLPGQAATSAEKLPPYPLFPPGLIPEMVRKMQIGSGVPYSPMSPLDIPTIIPPSTVPQSEILERVSKFFKEIGEVNPSEGPMHGSDGRDDDDYESSTPVRKGGACIPPPPNLQVDPETGAYADGSVDRKSGTGRLGLGATANPNEVSQYDDVYSSYRKQRSTNYHSSMSARAAAR; encoded by the exons ATGGATCGGCAACAAGCCCACGACTACGCCGCCTACGCCCAACAACAACAGCAGCGGCCACCACCGCAGCAACAACCGCCGCCGCAGCAACAATTTGGGTACCCGCCCCAGGCCCAACAGTTCCCCGGCCCCCCATTCGGACCTCCGCACCCTCATCTCCAGCAATTCCCCTACCACCCCCACTTGCAGCAGCAGCAGCAACAACCTCCGCCGCAGGTCCTCTCCCACGCGCCGCCGCCGCCTCACCCTCACCACCTCCCTCCGCCGCCTTCGGCCTTCGCTCCCCACCTCCCCCCTCCCCTCGTCCCCCCGCAATTCCACGCCGCTGGACCTCCTCCTCCGGCCGCCGCACCTCCCTCCGACCCGGAGCTCCACAAACGGATCGACAAGCTCGTCGAGTACTCCGCCAAGAACGGCCCCGATTTCGAAGCCATGATTCGCGACAAGCAGCAGGACAATCCCGACTACGCCTTCCTCTTCGGCGGCGAAGGCCACGCCTATTACCGTTACAAGCTCTACGCCTCCACTCGGGTCGGGTCATTCAACCCGAACCCGCAATTCGCTCCCCACATGCTTCGTCCGATGATGAATGGGCCGCCGAACCCGATGATGGCCCCGCAGTCGTACTTCTACGACCAGCAGCGGCAGAATCAGCAGCCCTTCGGAGTTTATGGGAGGTCTGATTATGACCATCAGGCGGCGGCGACGCCGTTTATGGGGCTTTCGGTGCCGCCTGATGTGGCAGTGGAGCTGAGCAATGTGCTTATGACATTGAATGGGACTAAAGAGTCGATTAAAGGAGCTAAGTTTTGGTTTATGCAGAGGTCGATTTTCGCTCCGGCGCTTGCTGAGGCTCTAAGAGAGAGGGTGTTTGGGCTTGATGATCCTGAGAGGCAGCTACATGTGATATTTCTTGTCAATGACATTTTGTTCGACAG CTCGCATCGTCGAACTGCTGACGGCCTTGATAACGAATCACTTGCGTTCAAACCTATCTTAGGTTCCATGCTTGCAAGGATTTATCACAACCCTCAAATAACAGAAGACAGTCAGATGAAGTTGCAGCAAATTTTGCAGTTATGGGTTTCTAATAAGATCTATGAGCAGGATACAATTGATTCATTTAGGAATGAGATGATTGGTGGACAATCAAGTAATTCATTTCCAGGTCTTCCACAAGACTTGTCTACTGCATCAACAGATGCAGCAGCAG GATTGTCACAATGGCAGCCTGAAAGGCAAGGTTCTGTTTCAAGTTCGCACGATCAAGAGCATCTCGATAAACATGTAGCTCCTGGTCAAGTGGTGCCACTTTCGATGCCACCCCAGCAATTTCTTCCAAATTCAGTCCCGCCTGCTGCTTTTGCTGGGTCCCTCCCCATACCATCTTCTGTTCAACCAGCAATCCCCCAACCTCTGCCACACTTATTGCCAGGTCAAGCTGCTACCAGTGCCGAGAAGTTGCCACCATATCCTTTGTTCCCACCTGGTCTTATTCCTGAGATGGTCAGAAAGATGCAGATCGGTAGTGGGGTGCCATACTCCCCAATGAGTCCTCTTGACATCCCAACCATCATACCTCCATCAACTGTGCCTCAGTCCGAAATTCTTGAGAGAGTGTCAAAGTTCTTCAAAGAGATTGGAGAAGTCAACCCTTCCGAAGGACCTATGCATGGTTCTGATGGTAGAGACGATGATGACTACGAAAGTTCTACTCCGGTACGCAAGGGAGGGGCTTGCATCCCTCCACCCCCAAACCTGCAGGTAGACCCCGAGACGGGGGCTTACGCAGATGGAAGTGTTGATCGAAAGAGTGGCACAGGGAGACTGGGACTCGGTGCCACAGCTAATCCAAACGAGGTAAGCCAGTACGACGATGTCTACTCTTCTTACCGGAAACAGAGAAGTACCAACTACCACTCGTCCATGAGTGCAAGAGCCGCAGCAAGATAA
- the LOC101295775 gene encoding probable xyloglucan glycosyltransferase 5-like: MQICLFSDLGFRVFPWYLVKFGGLGFWGSSYFFCFVFLLLSVLLGIEKMAPRLDFSKMWAKNAKKGGGTPVVVKMENPNFSVVEIDGPDSAFRPVEKSRGKNAKQASWVLLLKAQRFVSLIASMATLLWSLLGTINKRLIFRQGVAMENGKLGKGRLLFTVIRVFLVSSIAILVFEVVAYFKGWHYFRNPSLHIPRTSDIQGLLHMVYVAWLRFRADYIAPPIQALSTFCIVLFMIQSADRMILSLGCLWIKYKKIKPTIDSNAMKSDDLEKSDYEYPMVLVQIPMCNEKEVYEQSISAVCQIDWPKDRILIQVLDDSDDESIQWLIKSEVADWSQKGVNIIYRHREIRTGYKAGNLKSAMSCDYVKDYEFVAIFDADFQPNPDFLKRTVPHFKGNPEVGLVQARWAFVNKDENLLTRLQNINLCFHFEVEQQVNGVFLNFFGFNGTAGVWRIKALEESGGWLERTTVEDMDIAVRAHLNGWKFIYLNDVQVLCEVPESYEAYRKQQHRWHSGPMQLFRLCLPAVITSKVSAWKKANLILLFFLLRKLILPFYSFTLFCIILPLTMFVPEAELPSWVICYVPVFMSLLNVLPAPRSFPFIVPYLLFENTMSVTKFNAMVSGLFQLGSSYEWIVTKKAGRSSESDLLAAAERETKMINQLPVHRGASESELSELNKLMEHKVVSPLPVKKANKIYRKELALAFLLLTASVRSLLAAQGVHFYFLLFQGVTFLLVGLDLIGEQIS, encoded by the exons ATGCAAATTTGTCTATTTTCAGATCTGGGTTTTAGAGTTTTCCCTTGGTATTTGGTAAAGTTTGGGGGCTTGGGTTTCTGGGGTTCTTCATATTTTTTTTGTTTTGTTTTTTTGTTGTTGAGTGTGTTATTGGGTATTGAGAAAATGGCTCCAAGATTGGATTTTTCCAAGATGTGGGCAAAGAATGCTAAGAAGGGAGGAGGAACACCAGTGGTTGTGAAAATGGAGAACCCCAATTTCTCAGTGGTGGAGATTGATGGTCCAGACTCTGCTTTCAGGCCTGTTGAGAAAAGCAGGGGTAAGAATGCTAAGCAGGCCTCATGGGTTTTGCTTCTCAAGGCTCAACGTTTTGTGAGTCTCATTGCTTCAATGGCTACACTACTTTGGTCACTGCTTGGTACCATTAACAAGAGGTTAATCTTTAGGCAAGGTGTAGCAATGGAGAATGGGAAATTGGGAAAGGGGAGGTTATTGTTTACAGTCATAAGAGTCTTCTTAGTGAGCTCCATTGCAATTTTGGTTTTTGAGGTAGTTGCTTATTTCAAAGGATGGCATTACTTCAGGAATCCAAGTTTGCACATCCCTCGGACTTCTGATATACAGGGCTTGCTCCACATGGTTTATGTTGCCTGGTTAAGATTTCGGGCCGATTACATTGCACCTCCAATTCAAGCACTCTCTACATTTTGTATTGTTCTTTTCATGATCCAATCTGCAGACCGCATGATACTTTCGTTGGGATGCTTATGGATTAAGTACAAGAAAATTAAGCCAACCATTGATTCAAATGCTATGAAGTCAGATGATCTTGAGAAGTCAGACTATGAGTACCCCATGGTTCTTGTTCAAATTCCAATGTGTAATGAGAAAGAG GTATATGAGCAGTCTATCTCTGCAGTTTGCCAGATTGATTGGCCAAAGGACCGTATACTAATTCAAGTTCTTGATGATTCTGATGATGAGAGCATCCAGTGGTTAATAAAGTCAGAGGTTGCTGACTGGAGCCAGAAGGGTGTCAACATAATATATCGGCATCGTGAGATTAGAACTGGTTACAAAGCAGGAAATCTCAAGTCTGCAATGAGCTGTGATTATGTGAAGGACTACGAGTTTGTGGCAATCTTTGATGCAGATTTCCAACCTAATCCAGACTTCCTTAAAAGGACAGTGCCACATTTCAAG GGCAATCCTGAAGTTGGTTTGGTTCAGGCAAGATGGGCCTTTGTGAACAAGGATGAGAACTTGTTGACTCGTCTCCAAAACATTAATTTGTGTTTCCACTTTGAGGTGGAACAGCAGGTTAATGGTGTGTTTCTTAATTTCTTCGGTTTCAATGGAACTGCTGGTGTTTGGAGAATAAAAGCCCTCGAGGAATCTGGAGGATGGCTGGAAAGGACTACCGTTGAGGATATGGACATAGCTGTCCGGGCTCATCTCAACGGTTGGAAATTTATCTACCTTAATGATGTTCAG GTACTATGCGAAGTGCCTGAGTCGTATGAAGCTTACAGGAAGCAGCAGCATCGCTGGCATTCTGGTCCTATGCAGCTATTTAGATTGTGCCTTCCAGCAGTTATTACTTCTAAG GTATCAGCATGGAAGAAAGCAAACTTGATACTACTATTCTTTCTATTGAGGAAACTCATCCTTCCTTTCTATTCTTTCACCTTGTTCTGCATAATTCTTCCATTAACCATGTTTGTCCCTGAGGCAGAGCTTCCTTCATGGGTCATTTGCTATGTGCCCGTTTTCATGTCTTTACTCAATGTTCTTCCAGCTCCTAGATCCTTCCCTTTTATTGTTCCTTACCTCCTTTTCGAGAACACCATGTCCGTAACCAAATTCAATGCAATGGTGTCTGGATTGTTCCAACTGGGTAGCTCTTATGAGTGGATTGTCACCAAGAAGGCTGGCAGGTCATCAGAATCCGACTTACTGGCTGCTGCAGAAAGGGAAACAAAGATGATAAACCAATTACCAGTCCACAGAGGAGCTTCAGAGAGTGAGCTTTCAGAGTTGAACAAACTTATGGAACATAAAGTAGTATCTCCTTTGCCTGTCAAGAAAGCTAACAAGATATACAGGAAAGAACTTGCTCTAGCTTTCCTCCTGCTCACAGCTTCTGTCAGGAGTCTGTTAGCTGCCCAAGGAGTACACTTTTACTTCCTACTCTTCCAAGGTGTGACCTTCCTCCTGGTTGGTCTTGATCTCATTGGAGAGCAAATTAGCTAA